The Corynebacterium glaucum genome includes a region encoding these proteins:
- the ileS gene encoding isoleucine--tRNA ligase has translation MVGNVYPKVDLTGGSTKFPDMEQEVLKFWNEDNTFQASLENREGCEEYVFNDGPPFANGLPHYGHLLTGYVKDIVPRYRTQAGYFVPRVFGWDCHGLPAELEAEKQLGITDKAQIEDMGLEKFNEYCGQSVMHYADEWEEYVTRQARWVDFENGYKTMDPEYMESVMWAFKELYDKGLIYQGFRVLPYSWAEHTPLSNQETRLDDSYRMRQDPTVTVTMPLTGAREGFPAQKTWEEHPELHDAAAIAWTTTPWTLPSNLALAVHPEVEYSVVRTVDEQLLLATDLLGAYAKELGEYEVLATFAGAELEGLTYEPVFDYFRDTENAFMVLNADYVTTEDGTGVVHQAPAFGEDDMLTCERYGVPLVIPVDADGKFTSLVPDYEGKLVFDANRDIIRDLKERGRVVRDQTIEHSYPHSWRSGEPLIYMALPAWFVKVTEIRDRMVELNQEIKWIPSHMRDGQFGKWLEGARDWNISRTRYWGSPVPAWVSDNPEYPRVDVYGSLEELERDFGERPKSLHRPYIDELVRPNPDDPTGQSMMRRVPDVLDCWFESGSMPFAQYHYPFENVEEHDVRQPADFIVEYSGQSRGWFYVQHVLSTALFDRVAFKKVVAHGIVLGSDGQKMSKSKGNYPNVNEVFDRDGSDAMRWFLMSSPILRGGNLIVTEQGIRDGVRQAILPIWNAYTFLQLYSSEEAQWSVDSTDVLDRYILAKTHDMVAGVGAALDEVRIADACEELRQFADTLTNWYVRRSRDRFWEGQEAHPEAFNTLYTVLEVTCRAAAPLLPYITEVIWRGLTGERSVHLTDYPQASDLPANEELVAAMDATRAVCSAASSVRKARKLRNRLPLPALTVALPNAGQLQDFASVIRDEVNVKELVLSDDVDAAGSFDVVVNAKVAGPTLGKDVQRAIKNVKAGNYVRDGENVVVDGDIVLTPELYTERLVAENPESTARVEGPDGTVGLVVLDTEVTEELEAEGWAADVIRGLQDARKQAGLAVSDRIAVRLSVPADCVEWAERHASHIAGETLATDFTVVSEPLDGAVQVIDGVTATVEKNG, from the coding sequence ATGGTAGGCAACGTCTATCCCAAGGTCGATCTCACCGGGGGCAGCACCAAATTCCCGGACATGGAACAAGAGGTGCTGAAGTTCTGGAACGAGGACAACACGTTCCAGGCTTCGCTTGAGAATCGCGAAGGGTGCGAGGAGTACGTCTTCAACGACGGCCCCCCTTTCGCCAACGGCTTGCCGCACTACGGCCACCTGCTGACCGGCTACGTCAAAGACATCGTCCCGCGCTACCGCACGCAGGCGGGCTACTTCGTCCCCCGCGTGTTTGGTTGGGACTGCCACGGCTTGCCCGCGGAGCTCGAGGCCGAGAAGCAGCTCGGTATCACCGACAAAGCCCAGATCGAAGACATGGGCTTGGAGAAGTTCAACGAGTACTGTGGCCAGTCCGTCATGCACTACGCGGACGAGTGGGAAGAATACGTCACCCGCCAGGCCCGCTGGGTGGACTTTGAAAACGGCTACAAGACCATGGACCCGGAGTACATGGAGTCCGTCATGTGGGCGTTCAAGGAACTCTACGACAAGGGCCTGATCTACCAGGGCTTCCGCGTGCTGCCGTATTCGTGGGCTGAACACACCCCGCTGTCGAACCAGGAGACCCGCCTGGACGACTCCTACCGCATGCGCCAGGACCCGACCGTCACCGTCACCATGCCGCTGACCGGCGCGCGCGAAGGCTTCCCCGCCCAAAAGACATGGGAAGAGCACCCAGAGCTTCACGACGCCGCCGCAATCGCGTGGACCACTACTCCCTGGACTCTGCCGTCAAACTTGGCGCTCGCGGTGCATCCGGAGGTGGAGTACAGCGTTGTCCGGACCGTCGATGAGCAATTGCTCCTGGCAACTGACCTGCTGGGTGCGTACGCGAAGGAGCTGGGCGAGTACGAGGTGCTGGCGACGTTTGCTGGCGCAGAGCTCGAGGGCCTGACCTACGAGCCGGTGTTCGACTACTTCAGGGACACCGAGAATGCGTTCATGGTGCTCAACGCTGATTACGTGACCACCGAGGACGGCACCGGCGTGGTGCACCAGGCGCCTGCGTTCGGTGAGGACGATATGCTCACCTGCGAACGCTACGGCGTCCCGCTGGTCATCCCTGTGGACGCAGACGGCAAGTTCACCTCGCTGGTGCCGGATTACGAGGGCAAGCTGGTGTTTGACGCGAACCGCGACATCATCCGCGACCTCAAGGAGCGCGGCCGCGTGGTGCGCGATCAGACGATCGAGCACTCCTACCCGCACTCGTGGCGCTCGGGTGAGCCGCTGATCTACATGGCGCTGCCGGCGTGGTTCGTGAAGGTCACCGAGATCCGCGACCGCATGGTGGAGCTCAACCAGGAGATTAAGTGGATCCCGTCTCACATGCGCGACGGCCAATTTGGCAAGTGGCTCGAGGGCGCGCGCGACTGGAACATCTCGCGCACCCGTTACTGGGGCTCGCCGGTGCCGGCGTGGGTGTCGGACAACCCGGAGTACCCGCGCGTAGACGTGTACGGCTCGCTGGAGGAGCTGGAGCGCGACTTCGGCGAGCGCCCCAAGTCGCTGCACCGTCCGTACATCGATGAGCTGGTGCGCCCGAACCCGGACGACCCGACGGGGCAATCCATGATGCGCCGCGTGCCGGACGTGCTGGACTGCTGGTTCGAATCCGGGTCGATGCCGTTCGCGCAGTACCACTACCCGTTTGAGAACGTCGAGGAGCACGACGTGCGCCAGCCGGCGGACTTCATCGTGGAGTACTCGGGCCAGTCCCGCGGCTGGTTCTACGTGCAGCACGTGCTGTCGACCGCGCTGTTTGACCGCGTCGCGTTCAAGAAAGTCGTCGCGCACGGCATCGTGTTGGGCAGCGACGGGCAGAAGATGTCCAAGTCGAAGGGCAACTACCCGAACGTCAACGAGGTCTTCGACCGCGACGGCTCCGACGCGATGCGCTGGTTCCTCATGTCCTCGCCGATTCTGCGCGGCGGAAACCTCATCGTCACCGAGCAGGGCATCCGCGACGGCGTGCGTCAGGCGATCCTGCCGATCTGGAATGCGTACACCTTCCTGCAGCTCTATTCGTCGGAGGAGGCGCAGTGGTCGGTGGATTCCACCGACGTGCTCGACCGCTACATCTTGGCCAAGACACACGACATGGTCGCCGGTGTCGGCGCCGCACTCGACGAGGTCCGCATCGCCGATGCCTGCGAGGAGCTTCGCCAGTTCGCCGACACGCTGACTAACTGGTACGTGCGCCGTTCCCGCGACCGCTTCTGGGAGGGCCAGGAGGCGCACCCGGAGGCCTTCAACACGCTGTACACCGTGCTTGAGGTCACCTGCCGCGCCGCTGCGCCGCTGCTGCCGTACATCACCGAGGTGATCTGGCGCGGACTCACCGGCGAGCGCTCCGTGCACCTCACCGACTACCCGCAGGCTTCGGATCTGCCGGCGAACGAGGAACTCGTCGCCGCCATGGATGCCACCCGCGCGGTGTGCTCCGCAGCGTCGTCGGTGCGCAAGGCTCGCAAGCTGCGCAACCGCCTGCCGCTGCCTGCGCTCACCGTCGCGCTGCCGAACGCAGGCCAGCTGCAGGACTTCGCCTCGGTCATCCGCGACGAGGTCAATGTCAAGGAGCTTGTGCTTAGCGACGATGTCGACGCCGCAGGTTCCTTCGACGTGGTTGTCAATGCCAAGGTGGCTGGCCCGACACTGGGCAAAGACGTGCAGCGGGCGATCAAGAACGTCAAGGCCGGCAACTACGTCCGCGATGGCGAGAACGTCGTGGTCGACGGTGATATCGTGCTCACCCCCGAGCTCTACACCGAGCGCCTCGTGGCCGAAAACCCGGAGTCCACGGCGCGCGTCGAAGGCCCCGACGGCACCGTCGGATTGGTCGTGTTGGACACCGAAGTCACCGAGGAGCTGGAAGCCGAGGGCTGGGCAGCGGACGTGATCCGCGGCCTGCAAGATGCGCGTAAGCAGGCAGGGCTAGCCGTTTCTGACCGCATTGCGGTACGCCTGTCGGTGCCTGCGGACTGCGTCGAGTGGGCGGAGCGCCACGCGTCGCACATCGCCGGTGAGACGCTAGCGACCGACTTCACGGTCGTGTCGGAGCCGCTGGATGGGGCAGTGCAGGTCATCGACGGCGTCACCGCGACCGTCGAAAAGAACGGCTAA
- a CDS encoding DivIVA domain-containing protein: protein MPLTPADVHNVAFSKPPIGKRGYNEDEVDQFLDLVEDTLAQLQDENDDLRARVEELSNGEASSAAATPIRSDVDESAIRRDVEERLRADYEARLRQAKEAQEQAESQVAAARDEAKKARQQAEEARKASGNSNTEVKAAASSRTEGTASADTHVQAAKVLGLAQEMAERLTSDAQAEAQSMLNEARSAADKQLTEADTNSKRQLQDAQKRAEQTTRDAEQRANQTTREAEQRANTLVQDAQKKAEQTTSDATSRAEAQIRQAEEQAKQLQAEAERKHTEIMNTVKQQQTALENRIAELRTFEREYRTRLKTMLTSQLEELEARGSFAPNEK, encoded by the coding sequence ATGCCGCTGACACCCGCAGACGTGCACAATGTAGCTTTCAGCAAGCCGCCAATCGGGAAGCGTGGCTATAACGAGGACGAGGTCGACCAGTTCCTCGACCTGGTAGAGGACACGCTCGCGCAGCTGCAGGACGAGAACGACGACCTGCGCGCCCGCGTCGAGGAGCTCAGCAACGGCGAGGCATCGTCGGCTGCAGCTACCCCGATCCGCTCTGATGTCGACGAGTCGGCGATCCGACGCGATGTCGAGGAGCGGCTGCGCGCTGATTACGAAGCCCGTTTGCGCCAGGCGAAGGAAGCCCAGGAGCAGGCTGAGTCCCAGGTTGCCGCTGCACGTGACGAGGCGAAGAAGGCGCGTCAGCAGGCGGAGGAAGCGAGGAAGGCCTCGGGCAACTCCAACACCGAGGTGAAGGCCGCTGCGTCGTCGCGAACCGAGGGTACAGCATCAGCGGACACCCACGTGCAGGCCGCTAAGGTGCTTGGTCTTGCGCAGGAGATGGCAGAGCGCCTGACTTCCGACGCACAGGCCGAGGCGCAGAGCATGCTCAACGAGGCGCGCAGCGCCGCCGACAAGCAGCTCACCGAGGCGGACACCAACTCGAAGCGTCAGCTCCAGGATGCGCAGAAGCGCGCGGAGCAGACCACCCGCGACGCCGAGCAGCGCGCAAATCAGACCACCCGCGAGGCCGAGCAGCGCGCCAACACGCTTGTGCAGGATGCCCAGAAGAAGGCTGAGCAGACCACTAGCGACGCCACCTCCCGCGCGGAGGCACAGATCCGCCAGGCGGAGGAGCAGGCGAAGCAGCTCCAGGCTGAGGCAGAGCGCAAGCACACCGAGATCATGAACACGGTGAAGCAGCAGCAGACCGCGCTGGAGAACCGCATCGCAGAGCTGCGCACCTTCGAGCGCGAGTACCGCACCCGTCTGAAGACGATGCTGACCTCCCAGCTCGAGGAGCTGGAAGCCCGCGGCAGCTTCGCACCAAACGAGAAGTAG
- a CDS encoding YggT family protein, giving the protein MAFVGAILYALVGLYSLVVVIRIIIEMIQGFSKQFDPPSWFFVVAEPLFVITDPPVKALRRMIPPLQAGGGIGIDISVIVLFIVLMIIQMLINGLLIMPGIRA; this is encoded by the coding sequence GTGGCATTCGTAGGAGCAATTCTTTACGCCTTGGTGGGCTTGTACTCGCTCGTGGTGGTCATCCGCATCATCATCGAGATGATTCAGGGGTTTTCCAAGCAGTTTGATCCACCGTCGTGGTTCTTCGTTGTGGCTGAGCCACTTTTCGTGATCACTGACCCACCTGTCAAGGCCCTTCGCCGCATGATTCCACCGCTTCAGGCGGGCGGGGGGATTGGGATCGATATCAGCGTAATTGTGCTGTTCATCGTGCTAATGATCATCCAAATGCTCATCAATGGGCTGTTGATCATGCCAGGTATCCGGGCATAA
- a CDS encoding cell division protein SepF — protein sequence MSFIGSAKEFFGFGPYDEVEDTYYDERSYREPRAEQVPQTSRSAHSTHSTHSAHSAQRGASYTAYESRSFTPEIVSTAPRSYNDAKEIGEPFRDGDAVIMDLTDLDTADAKRVVDFAAGLCFALRGSMLNLARNTGSRRRVFAIVPENARITTDELKRAARLA from the coding sequence ATGTCCTTCATTGGCAGCGCAAAAGAGTTCTTCGGTTTCGGCCCGTACGACGAGGTTGAGGACACCTACTACGACGAGCGGAGCTACCGCGAGCCGCGCGCCGAGCAGGTACCGCAGACATCCCGCTCCGCCCACTCCACCCACTCCACCCACTCTGCTCACTCCGCTCAGCGCGGCGCAAGCTACACCGCCTACGAGTCCCGCTCCTTCACCCCGGAGATTGTCAGCACCGCACCGCGTTCCTACAACGATGCCAAGGAGATCGGCGAGCCGTTCCGGGATGGCGACGCCGTGATCATGGATCTCACCGATCTCGACACCGCTGATGCCAAGCGCGTCGTCGACTTTGCCGCTGGCCTGTGCTTCGCGCTGCGTGGCAGCATGCTCAACCTGGCTCGTAATACCGGCTCGCGTCGCCGCGTGTTCGCGATCGTGCCGGAGAACGCTCGCATCACCACCGACGAGCTCAAGCGCGCGGCCCGCCTCGCCTAG
- a CDS encoding YggS family pyridoxal phosphate-dependent enzyme — protein sequence MSSMIADNLEHVQSQIREAERAAGRESGSVTLLPVSKFHPVEAIREVAARDITMVGENREQEAREKAAKLDDACGIAMIGQIQSKKANSVARWASEVHSLDSVKLANGLDRGMSLALERGDRTSDTLPCLIQVSADGDTSRGGITREGLDELVAATEGAAHLRLKGFMVVPPLDAEPRAVFEELRSLTDEYSERVGRNLVLSAGMSGDFETAIACGSDIVRVGTAVFGPRPVV from the coding sequence ATGAGCAGCATGATCGCCGACAACCTTGAGCATGTTCAGTCCCAGATCCGCGAGGCCGAGCGCGCAGCCGGCCGCGAATCTGGCAGCGTCACCCTCCTGCCAGTCAGCAAGTTCCACCCGGTCGAAGCCATTCGCGAGGTCGCGGCGCGCGACATCACCATGGTGGGAGAAAACCGCGAGCAGGAGGCAAGGGAGAAAGCAGCAAAGCTTGACGACGCCTGCGGGATCGCCATGATCGGCCAGATCCAGTCCAAGAAGGCGAACTCGGTCGCACGCTGGGCTTCCGAGGTGCACTCTTTGGACTCCGTCAAGCTCGCGAACGGCCTCGACCGCGGCATGTCGCTCGCGCTGGAGCGCGGCGACCGCACGAGCGACACCCTGCCGTGCCTCATTCAAGTCTCCGCCGACGGTGATACCTCTCGCGGCGGCATCACCCGCGAGGGTCTCGACGAACTCGTTGCCGCCACCGAGGGCGCAGCGCACCTCCGTCTCAAAGGTTTCATGGTGGTCCCACCGCTGGACGCTGAGCCCCGCGCGGTGTTCGAAGAGCTTCGCTCGCTTACCGACGAATACTCCGAACGAGTCGGCCGAAACCTCGTGCTGTCGGCTGGTATGAGCGGTGATTTCGAGACGGCAATTGCATGCGGATCCGACATCGTGCGTGTCGGTACTGCGGTGTTCGGCCCGCGCCCCGTAGTCTGA
- the pgeF gene encoding peptidoglycan editing factor PgeF, whose protein sequence is MADLSNRPVRMVFTSRAGGASSSPYGSFNLGDHVGDDPAHVVANRARLARILGLDAAQFVWMEQLHTNTVTVVDGPQSEPVEATDAIVTRETGLALCVLVADCVPVLLADHSAGVVAAAHAGRLGARNGIVKKTVETMLELGATTPNIQVLLGPAAAGETYEVPKEMAQDVEKHLPGALTTTRKGTTGLDIRAGLVRQLLSLGVTNVDADPRDTITDTDFFSYRREGTTGRQAGVIWLTGAA, encoded by the coding sequence ATGGCAGATCTTTCCAATCGCCCCGTCCGCATGGTGTTCACTTCCCGTGCCGGCGGGGCGTCGTCGTCCCCGTACGGCTCGTTCAACCTCGGCGATCACGTCGGCGATGACCCGGCCCATGTCGTAGCCAACCGCGCCCGCCTCGCGCGCATCCTCGGCCTCGACGCAGCGCAGTTTGTCTGGATGGAGCAGCTCCACACCAACACGGTCACGGTGGTGGACGGCCCGCAGTCCGAACCCGTGGAGGCGACTGACGCAATCGTCACCCGCGAGACCGGCCTTGCCCTCTGCGTCCTCGTCGCCGACTGTGTCCCCGTGTTGCTCGCGGACCACTCCGCGGGCGTGGTCGCCGCCGCGCACGCGGGCCGGCTTGGCGCACGCAACGGCATTGTGAAAAAGACGGTGGAGACCATGCTGGAGCTCGGAGCCACCACGCCCAACATCCAGGTACTGCTCGGACCGGCCGCGGCGGGGGAGACCTACGAGGTCCCCAAAGAGATGGCGCAAGACGTCGAGAAGCATTTGCCCGGTGCTTTGACCACAACCCGCAAGGGAACCACCGGCCTGGACATCCGCGCGGGCCTCGTTCGCCAACTTCTCAGCCTGGGGGTTACCAACGTCGACGCTGATCCGCGCGACACCATCACGGACACCGACTTCTTCTCCTACCGCCGTGAAGGCACCACCGGCCGCCAGGCCGGCGTGATCTGGTTGACGGGGGCAGCATGA
- the ftsZ gene encoding cell division protein FtsZ encodes MTSPANYLAMIRVVGVGGGGVNAVNRMIEEGLKGVEFVAINTDSQALLFTDADTKLDIGREATRGLGAGANPEVGRTSAEDHKQEIEESLKGSDMVFVTAGEGGGTGTGAAPVVAGIAKKMGALTIGVVTRPFTFEGKRRTRQAMEGIENLKEVCDTVIVIPNDRLLQLGDADLSMMDAFRAADEVLHNGVQGITNLITTPGVINVDFADVRSVMADAGSALMGVGSSRGDNRVTTATEQAINSPLLESTMEGAKGVLLSIAGGSDLGINEVNTAATIVAEKADEDANIIFGTIIDDNLGDEVRVTIIATGFDEKANKLPEPNMESAGSTVVESEHAAETATPAPARGSLFDDRRADSATTSSSAGSDNGEHQARHRSDSPRSGGLFTDRDGRDSREPREPRDTRDTRDTRGFDDDFDVDVPDFMR; translated from the coding sequence ATGACCTCTCCAGCCAACTACCTCGCCATGATCCGCGTTGTCGGTGTCGGCGGCGGCGGCGTCAACGCCGTGAACCGCATGATCGAGGAAGGTCTCAAGGGCGTCGAGTTCGTTGCCATCAACACCGACTCGCAGGCGTTGCTGTTCACCGACGCTGATACCAAGCTCGACATCGGCCGAGAGGCCACCCGCGGACTCGGAGCCGGCGCGAACCCGGAGGTTGGCCGGACGTCCGCGGAGGACCATAAGCAGGAGATTGAGGAGTCGTTGAAGGGCTCCGACATGGTCTTCGTTACCGCCGGCGAGGGTGGCGGCACGGGTACGGGCGCGGCGCCGGTGGTGGCCGGCATCGCCAAGAAGATGGGTGCGCTGACCATCGGCGTGGTTACCCGCCCGTTCACCTTCGAGGGCAAGCGCCGCACCCGTCAGGCGATGGAGGGCATCGAGAACCTCAAGGAGGTTTGCGACACCGTCATCGTCATCCCGAACGACCGCCTGCTGCAGCTTGGCGACGCCGACTTGTCCATGATGGACGCGTTCCGCGCCGCAGATGAGGTGCTGCACAACGGTGTCCAGGGCATCACCAACCTGATCACCACCCCGGGCGTGATCAACGTGGACTTCGCGGACGTACGCTCCGTCATGGCCGACGCTGGCTCCGCGCTCATGGGGGTGGGCTCCTCACGCGGCGACAACCGCGTCACCACCGCTACCGAGCAGGCGATCAACTCACCGCTGCTCGAGTCCACTATGGAGGGCGCGAAGGGCGTACTGCTCTCCATCGCCGGCGGCTCGGACCTGGGCATCAACGAGGTCAACACCGCGGCCACCATCGTCGCCGAAAAGGCCGACGAGGATGCCAACATCATCTTCGGCACCATTATCGACGACAACCTGGGCGACGAGGTCCGCGTCACCATCATTGCCACCGGCTTCGACGAGAAGGCCAACAAGCTGCCGGAGCCGAACATGGAATCGGCGGGTTCCACCGTGGTCGAGTCGGAGCACGCTGCTGAGACCGCCACTCCGGCACCCGCACGCGGCTCGTTGTTCGACGATCGCCGCGCCGACAGCGCGACTACCTCGAGCAGCGCCGGCAGCGACAACGGCGAACACCAGGCCCGCCACCGTTCAGACTCCCCGCGCTCGGGCGGGCTGTTCACGGATCGCGACGGCCGTGACTCGCGCGAACCCCGCGAACCCCGCGACACCCGCGACACCCGCGACACCCGCGGTTTTGACGACGACTTCGACGTCGACGTGCCTGACTTCATGCGCTAG
- a CDS encoding cell division protein FtsQ/DivIB — MSTKISVPPPEEAEERQPRQPEEQRPKNRRRTIGIAAGCVAILAALAAIAPFTPVMGVKEVTVEGNRTLSADQVRDLAGIAPDTPMGRVDVNDAAHRVATDPWIKTVTVARNWPNTVDVALEEHVAVAYLKQSDGAHLIDRDGKAFLVAEPPAGAVELVGAQADNEQVMADAVDIASSISDEARGEIAVIEVGPFNHVLKTHDGRTIYWGASEDNQNKAYALEAVLQMEGKEFNITNPQLVTSK; from the coding sequence ATGTCGACGAAAATCAGTGTCCCGCCACCCGAGGAGGCGGAGGAGCGCCAGCCACGGCAGCCTGAGGAGCAGCGCCCGAAGAACCGGCGTCGCACCATCGGCATTGCAGCAGGATGCGTGGCAATCCTTGCCGCCTTGGCCGCGATTGCACCGTTCACCCCGGTCATGGGGGTCAAAGAAGTCACGGTGGAAGGAAACCGCACGCTCTCTGCGGACCAGGTCCGGGATCTGGCGGGCATTGCGCCGGACACTCCGATGGGCCGCGTCGACGTCAACGACGCAGCACACCGCGTTGCCACCGATCCGTGGATTAAAACCGTGACGGTGGCACGCAACTGGCCGAACACCGTCGATGTCGCGCTTGAGGAGCATGTCGCCGTTGCCTATCTCAAGCAGTCGGATGGCGCGCACCTCATCGACCGCGACGGCAAGGCTTTTCTTGTCGCCGAGCCGCCCGCCGGCGCCGTGGAACTCGTTGGAGCCCAAGCGGATAACGAGCAAGTGATGGCGGATGCGGTCGACATCGCTTCGTCGATAAGCGATGAAGCTCGCGGCGAGATTGCCGTGATTGAAGTGGGACCCTTTAACCATGTGTTGAAGACGCACGATGGGCGCACGATTTACTGGGGTGCGTCGGAGGACAACCAGAACAAGGCGTACGCGCTCGAGGCGGTGTTGCAGATGGAGGGCAAGGAGTTCAACATCACCAACCCGCAGCTGGTCACGTCGAAGTAG
- the murC gene encoding UDP-N-acetylmuramate--L-alanine ligase, protein MYDLSRVHLIGIGGAGMSGVAHILLDRGAVVTGSDVKDSRPVRALRSQGATIAIGHAPENLELAGELPTVVVTSFAAIPKDNPELLRAAEASIPVIRRSDLLGELMEGYTQVLLAGTHGKTSTTSMAVVALQAAGADPSFAIGGQLNRAGTNAHHGAGDVFVAEADESDASLLRYKPDVAVITNIEPDHLDYFGTREAYFKVFDDFADRVTDGGALVVCLDDDNAAACGERAAARGIAVKGYGTAEAAARHPNLTASAVITGEVLDGSNVDVTIKLAEFGTVTYTLGVPGRHMVLNSAAALLAGSLTGADPVKLAGGLSDFTGVRRRFEFKGQAADGTRVYDDYAHHPTEVAAVLTAAREKAVSEGDGTRVVVCFQPHLYSRTQEFAAEFADALSLADAVVVLDIFGAREAPVEGVDSRIITDRISDDSGTTVSYEPDFSAAPRTVAALTKPGDIVFTMGAGNVTLLADEILYALQES, encoded by the coding sequence ATGTACGACCTGTCTCGTGTCCACCTCATCGGCATCGGCGGTGCCGGTATGTCCGGTGTCGCCCACATCCTGCTGGACCGCGGCGCGGTGGTTACCGGCTCCGATGTGAAAGACTCCCGCCCGGTGCGTGCGCTGCGCAGTCAGGGCGCGACGATTGCGATCGGCCACGCGCCGGAGAACCTCGAACTCGCCGGCGAGCTGCCCACCGTCGTGGTAACCAGCTTCGCCGCGATCCCGAAAGACAACCCGGAGCTGCTCCGCGCCGCGGAGGCTTCCATTCCGGTGATTCGCCGCTCGGATCTGCTCGGCGAACTCATGGAGGGCTACACCCAGGTGCTCCTCGCTGGCACTCACGGCAAGACCTCGACCACCTCAATGGCAGTTGTGGCGCTGCAGGCGGCCGGGGCAGATCCGTCCTTCGCTATCGGGGGCCAGCTCAACCGCGCCGGCACCAACGCCCACCACGGCGCGGGCGATGTCTTTGTTGCAGAGGCCGACGAATCTGACGCTTCCTTGCTGCGCTACAAGCCTGATGTTGCTGTGATCACCAACATTGAGCCGGATCACCTCGACTATTTCGGCACCCGCGAAGCGTATTTCAAGGTCTTCGACGACTTCGCTGACCGCGTCACGGACGGGGGAGCGCTCGTGGTGTGCCTTGACGACGACAATGCAGCGGCGTGCGGTGAACGCGCAGCGGCGCGTGGCATCGCGGTCAAGGGATACGGCACGGCAGAAGCCGCCGCGCGCCACCCGAACCTCACCGCTAGCGCCGTGATCACCGGAGAGGTGCTTGACGGTTCCAACGTCGATGTCACCATAAAGCTCGCAGAATTCGGCACCGTCACCTACACGCTGGGCGTTCCCGGCCGGCACATGGTGCTCAACTCCGCGGCGGCGCTGCTCGCAGGCTCGCTTACCGGGGCTGACCCGGTCAAGCTGGCCGGGGGCTTAAGCGACTTCACCGGGGTGCGCCGGCGCTTCGAGTTCAAAGGCCAAGCGGCCGACGGCACCCGCGTCTACGACGATTACGCCCACCACCCAACCGAGGTCGCGGCGGTGCTCACCGCAGCGCGCGAAAAGGCGGTCTCGGAAGGCGACGGCACCCGCGTGGTGGTGTGCTTCCAGCCGCACCTCTACTCGCGCACCCAGGAGTTTGCCGCCGAATTCGCCGACGCGCTCTCGCTGGCAGATGCAGTGGTCGTCCTCGACATCTTCGGTGCCCGCGAGGCGCCGGTCGAAGGCGTCGACTCGCGCATCATCACGGACCGCATCTCCGACGACTCCGGCACCACCGTCAGCTACGAACCGGACTTCTCGGCGGCCCCGCGCACCGTTGCCGCGCTGACAAAGCCGGGCGACATCGTCTTCACCATGGGCGCGGGCAATGTCACATTGCTTGCCGACGAAATCCTCTACGCCCTCCAGGAAAGCTAA